From one Dysidea avara chromosome 9, odDysAvar1.4, whole genome shotgun sequence genomic stretch:
- the LOC136266586 gene encoding protein NLRC3-like codes for MDNKGRPPIQPNVQGVQKKSDNRPILRDLYDQVVPSIADKWKDLGVQLLDPSLIDQRVLEVIAADHPHSVEDCCKSVFEKWLNTQEDASWQQLLEALKSVQLDYLSSQIENKLKTGVITGISHQSHLSHHMRKYCQYLKGRYRSLELICIDEQLDCSSSKYVSLTLVKIDRQGRTTSTENRRGDSITLSEALGVEGEIKKVILIKGDPGMGKSTLAINICKCWAEGSLLQTYNAVILLTLRDPEIQAAKTITDLLLTVDEELKENVLKDIMSNFGEGVCFILEGYDELPQQLHRYSVFTKLRVQLPNCTIVYTSRPEACDKLESVASRIIKIEGFKENSIDEYISNTFDSVNNGANLVSQLKSQLHKNWIVRRILHIPINVAIVCVIFFHFSTLPETLTQLYTLLCLRLILRYITTRIANVDQVEELRSLDDLPEDIAKQFSQLCFIAYKGVESNKIIFSSHELRNIGIAQEKMSDLGLLVTAPSTSVYGREKSYNFLHKTLQEFSTAWYISKLSLQDHLKCINTYWNDDNYIMVWRFYSGITGLNNKEVLNCILPYKLVKSRLTERRIPHLMDCVYEAHNSELCHIVGDHLDGATEHDTAHVIDYFLTHYKGTMRQLHCGYSDDDDDDEFQLLVTSLQRRQSQHNNDNLILNIPDCRITHQSFSLLVQLMSTQYPIVELNINGIKVQSTSDMVSTGDYPNSNVTFTHMALSQVFTSSNTLSVLDINYTDIGPEGAAGFADLRNVLIRDLRMAVCSLGPTGADKVGEMLYHNNSIVSIDLSINYIEDSGVERLVYHLNKNNKLQHLNLRDNEITVVGANHLRRLIATDHPTLTSIELSDNPLEDEGVHVILSSLTVTMEHIGLRRVDMTASSCPIIGASLNKIKSISFDLRDDDYEVMSLANTTVLKQLELYIYSDSAIHKMLSAIRQRVGSRYH; via the exons ATGGATAACAAGGGCCGTCCTCCGATCCAACCTAATGTACAAGGAGTTCAAAAGAAAA GTGATAATCGACCTATCTTAAGAGACCTGTATGATCAGGTGGTACCATCAATAGCAGACAAGTGGAAAGATCTTGGTGTGCAACTATTAGACCCTTCTCTAATAGACCAACGAGTATTGGAAGTGATTGCAGCAGACCACCCACATAGTGTTGAAGATTGTTGTAAGAGTGTGTTTGAGAAATGGTTGAACACACAAGAGGatgccagctggcaacaattACTAGAAGCTCTCAAGAGTGTTCAGTTGGACTATTTATCCAGTCAGATAGAGAACAAGTTGAAGACAG GAGTCATTACTGGTATATCCCACCAGTCACATTTGAGCCATCACATGAGAAAATATTGTCAGTACCTGAAGGGTAGGTACAGGTCACTAGAGTTGATCTGTATTGATGAGCAGTTAGATTGTTCATCATCAAAGTATGTTAGTTTGACTCTTGTGAAGATTGATAGACAAGGAAGAACAACATCAACAGAGAACAGAAGAGGTGATAGCATTACTTTATCAGAAGCACTTGGTGTAGAGGGAGAGATTAAAAAGGTGATTTTGATCAAAGGAGACCCTGGGATGGGTAAAAGTACCCTTGCTATAAACATTTGCAAATGCTGGGCAGAAGGTAGTTTATTACAAACTTATAATGCAGTGATTCTGTTGACTTTACGTGACCCAGAGATACAAGCAGCAAAGACAATTACTGACTTATTATTGACAGTTGACGAGGAGTTGAAAGAAAATGTACTAAAAGACATTATGAGTAATTTTGGAGAAGGAGTTTGTTTCATTCTTGAAGGATATGATGAATTACCTCAACAATTACACAGGTACTCAGTGTTCACAAAGTTAAGAGTGCAGTTGCCCAATTGTACTATTGTCTACACATCTCGTCCTGAAGCTTGTGACAAGTTAGAAAGTGTTGCTTCCCGAATTATTAAAATAGAAGGATTCAAAGAAAACTCTATTGATGAATACATTTCAAACACTTTTGATAGTGTTAATAATGGAGCAAATTTAGTATCACAACTGAAATCACAGTTACATAAAAATTGGATAGTGAGAAGAATATTACACATTCCCATCAATGTTGCAATTGTGTGTGTCATTTTCTTTCACTTCTCAACATTACCAGAGACACTCACACAATTGTATACTTTATTGTGTTTACGTTTGATCCTGAGATATATCACCACAAGAATAGCTAATGTAGATCAAGTGGAGGAACTTCGTTCATTAGATGATCTTCCAGAGGATATTGCCAAACAGTTTTCTCAGTTGTGTTTTATTGCATATAAAGGTGTGGAGAGTAACAAGATAATATTTTCAtctcatgaattacgaaatattGGTATTGCTCAAGAGAAAATGAGTGATCTTGGGCTATTAGTGACTGCCCCCAGTACCTCAGTGTATGGCAGAGAGAAGTCATATAATTTTCTCcataaaacactacaagagtTTTCCACAGCATGGTACATCTCCAAATTGTCCCTACAAGATCATCTGaagtgtataaacacttactggaATGATGATAACTATATAATGGTATGGAGATTTTATTCTGGTATTACTGGACTGAATAACAAAGAAGTACTAAATTGTATACTACCATATAAACTGGTGAAGTCACGTCTTACTGAGAGGAGAATACCACACTTGATGGATTGTGTGTATGAGGCACACAATAGTGAATTGTGTCACATAGTGGGGGACCACCTTGATGGTGCCACTGAACATGATACAGCACATGTCATTGACTATTTCCTAACTCACTACAAGGGAACAATGAGACAATTACATTGTGGATattcagatgatgatgatgatgatgagtttCAGTTGTTAGTTACATCATTACAGAGAAGACAATCTCAACATAACAATGACAACCTTATCCTTAATATACCAGATTGCAGGATTACACACCAGTCATTTTCCTTACTTGTTCAGTTGATGTCAACACAGTATCCTATTGTTGAACTAAACATTAATGGGATAAAAGTTCAGTCAACAAGTGATATGGTTTCTACTGGTGATTATCCAAACTCAAATGTAACATTTACACATATGGCACTATCCCAGGTATTCACCAGTAGTAACACTCTCAGTGTATTAGACATCAATTATACTGATATTGGTCCTGAGGGAGCTGCCGGTTTTGCTGATCTTAGAAATGTTTTAATTCGTGACCTTAGAATGGCAGTGTGTTCATTAGGTCCTACAGGAGCAGATAAGGTTGGTGAAATGCTGTATCACAATAACTCCATTGTGTCTATTGATCTTAGTATTAATTATATTGAGGACAGTGGAGTGGAGAGGCTAGTGTATCATTTGAACAAGAACAACAAACTACAACACCTTAACCTGAGGGATAATGAGATCACTGTAGTTGGTGCTAACCATCTGAGAAGACTGATAGCAACTGATCATCCAACACTCACCAGTATTGAGTTGTCAGATAATCCTCTAGAAGATGAAGGAGTTCATGTGATCTTATCATCACTGACAGTAACAATGGAGCACATTGGATTGAGGAGGGTAGACATGACAGCATCATCTTGTCCCATCATTGGTGCTTCATTGAACAAGATTAAGTCTATCAGTTTTGACCTACGTGATGATGACTATGAAGTGATGAGTTTAGCCAACACCACTGTGTTGAAACAACTTGAACTTTATATTTATAGTGATTCAGCTATCCACAAGATGTTGAGTGCTATCAGACAAA GAGTGGGTAGCAGATATCACTAA